In the Xiamenia xianingshaonis genome, one interval contains:
- a CDS encoding MFS transporter codes for MPPAATSAASRAAASPAKPAGKPQPLWTRSFVFGTLLNFFIAANYFMLMVVMTAYALDVYQAPASAAAFCASAFIVGTLFSRFSSAPLMERFGRTRVLVVGALLEVALTVLYLMNEPIGALIGVRLAHGFSYGMCSTAVATVITSIVPAERKGEGIGYFMLSITLGSAVGPFTGIFLSNNFGYEALFVVASAIVALSVPCALVLCIPRKTGAKASPRKADLAAEAAQDALAADVVQASDERKREDAAAGFAEAEAEAAPAGSVETAAEAPAPAHDSARVPSTRLEERIADKVEHSWLSRFVEAGVLPISIVCGLLFFGYSSLLTFLTPYATELGLARAASVFFVAYALAMFLTRPFTGRAFDRVGPHPVMVPAFASFIVGMVLVAFASNDWLLLGAALLLGFGVGTVQSCGLAMAVRVTPDERLSVANATFYMMLDVGVGIGPVLLGLAVPLVGYQALYLGMALVGACSLALFLVVARTEKGVR; via the coding sequence ATGCCGCCTGCCGCCACATCCGCCGCCTCTCGCGCCGCCGCGTCCCCTGCCAAGCCTGCCGGCAAGCCCCAGCCGCTGTGGACGCGCAGCTTCGTGTTCGGCACGCTGCTGAACTTCTTCATCGCGGCGAACTACTTCATGCTCATGGTGGTCATGACCGCCTACGCCCTCGACGTGTACCAGGCCCCGGCCTCTGCGGCCGCGTTCTGCGCGAGCGCGTTCATCGTCGGCACGCTGTTCTCGCGCTTCTCGAGCGCTCCGCTCATGGAGCGCTTTGGGCGCACGCGAGTGCTGGTCGTCGGCGCTTTGCTTGAAGTGGCGCTGACGGTGTTGTACCTGATGAACGAGCCGATCGGCGCGCTCATCGGCGTGCGGCTCGCCCATGGGTTTTCCTACGGCATGTGCTCGACCGCCGTCGCCACCGTCATCACGAGCATCGTTCCGGCCGAGCGCAAAGGCGAAGGCATCGGGTATTTCATGCTGTCTATCACGCTCGGCAGCGCCGTCGGCCCGTTCACGGGCATCTTCTTGTCGAACAATTTCGGCTACGAGGCGCTGTTCGTCGTCGCGAGCGCGATCGTGGCGCTTTCCGTGCCGTGCGCGCTCGTGCTGTGCATCCCTCGCAAGACGGGCGCGAAGGCGTCGCCGCGCAAGGCCGATCTCGCGGCCGAGGCGGCGCAAGACGCGCTGGCTGCCGACGTCGTCCAAGCTTCTGACGAGCGCAAACGCGAAGATGCAGCCGCTGGTTTTGCAGAAGCGGAAGCCGAGGCGGCGCCTGCCGGATCCGTGGAGACCGCCGCCGAGGCGCCTGCCCCTGCGCACGACAGCGCCCGCGTGCCGTCGACGCGTCTGGAAGAGCGGATCGCCGACAAGGTGGAGCATTCGTGGCTGTCGCGTTTCGTGGAGGCCGGCGTGCTGCCCATATCCATCGTGTGCGGGCTTTTGTTCTTCGGCTATTCCAGCCTGCTCACGTTTCTGACGCCGTACGCGACCGAACTGGGGCTTGCGCGGGCCGCCAGCGTGTTCTTCGTGGCCTATGCGCTCGCGATGTTCCTCACGCGTCCGTTCACGGGCCGCGCCTTCGACCGCGTCGGGCCGCATCCGGTCATGGTGCCGGCCTTCGCGTCGTTCATCGTCGGCATGGTGCTCGTGGCGTTCGCGTCCAACGACTGGCTGCTTTTGGGGGCGGCGCTGCTGCTCGGCTTCGGCGTCGGCACCGTCCAGTCGTGCGGCTTGGCGATGGCGGTGCGCGTCACGCCCGACGAGCGCCTGTCGGTCGCCAACGCCACGTTCTACATGATGCTCGACGTCGGGGTGGGCATCGGGCCTGTCCTTTTGGGCTTGGCGGTGCCTCTTGTCGGATACCAGGCGCTCTACCTGGGGATGGCGCTCGTCGGCGCCTGCTCGCTCGCGCTGTTCTTAGTGGTCGCGCGAACCGAGAAGGGCGTTCGCTAG
- a CDS encoding universal stress protein — MWCKKVLVAYDGSAPSHKALEVMKGIAEQDPGVEVLLVHVMRLYSTGSAAAGVDTVALDDASAIKSELEAIAATLGNASAVKVLKGTSPADLIVGCAKREGCDLIIMGSRGKGGVKGFLGSVSYAVTKESPVTVLIAKEGD; from the coding sequence ATGTGGTGCAAAAAAGTGCTCGTGGCCTACGACGGATCGGCGCCGTCGCACAAGGCGCTGGAAGTGATGAAGGGGATCGCCGAGCAAGACCCGGGCGTCGAAGTGCTGCTGGTGCACGTGATGCGGCTGTACTCGACCGGCTCTGCCGCGGCCGGGGTCGACACGGTCGCCCTTGACGACGCCTCCGCCATCAAAAGCGAGCTTGAAGCCATTGCCGCGACGCTTGGCAACGCCTCCGCCGTGAAGGTGCTCAAGGGCACCTCGCCGGCCGATCTCATCGTGGGGTGCGCGAAGCGGGAAGGCTGCGACCTCATCATCATGGGCAGCCGCGGCAAAGGCGGCGTGAAAGGGTTTCTCGGCTCGGTCAGCTATGCCGTCACGAAGGAATCGCCCGTGACCGTGCTCATCGCGAAGGAAGGCGACTAG
- the glf gene encoding UDP-galactopyranose mutase — protein sequence MKKYDLLIVGAGLFGCVVAHEAHKRGKSVLVIEKRNHIGGNCYTRSVDGINVHQYGAHIFRTADKAIWRYMEQFCEFNHFVNSPIANFKGEIYNMPFNMNTFHALWGVVTPDEARAKIEEQRIPCEDPQNLEQHILSMAGPDIYEKLVRGYTEKQWGRPCTELPPSIMRRIPMRFIYDNNYFRDPYQGIPMGGYTAVMERMLESADIRLETDYLDDREGFDALADLVVYTGPLDALYGYEFGELGYRGLRFEHQLLECPNYQGVAVVNYTDRETPYTRIIEHKHFEFLESPTTVISREYPCDWKPGDEPYYPMEDAENRERYERYRLRAAQEEKLRVGGRLGEYRYYDMQDTVKSALSKAEEWLS from the coding sequence ATGAAGAAGTACGATCTTTTGATTGTGGGCGCCGGCCTGTTCGGGTGTGTCGTGGCGCACGAAGCGCACAAGCGCGGAAAGTCGGTCCTCGTCATCGAAAAGCGGAACCATATCGGGGGTAATTGCTATACCCGGAGCGTCGACGGGATCAACGTGCATCAATACGGGGCGCATATTTTCCGCACGGCCGACAAGGCTATCTGGCGCTACATGGAACAGTTTTGCGAATTCAACCATTTCGTGAATTCGCCCATTGCTAACTTCAAAGGCGAGATATACAATATGCCGTTTAACATGAACACGTTCCATGCTTTATGGGGCGTCGTCACTCCTGATGAAGCGCGGGCGAAGATCGAAGAGCAGCGCATCCCCTGCGAAGATCCCCAGAATTTGGAACAGCATATTCTTTCGATGGCCGGACCGGATATTTACGAGAAGCTTGTGCGGGGCTATACGGAAAAGCAGTGGGGAAGGCCTTGCACCGAGCTGCCGCCCTCTATCATGCGGCGCATCCCCATGCGATTCATCTATGACAACAATTACTTCCGCGATCCTTACCAAGGCATTCCCATGGGCGGTTACACCGCCGTGATGGAGCGCATGCTCGAGAGCGCAGACATCAGGCTGGAAACGGACTATCTTGACGATCGAGAGGGGTTCGACGCGCTGGCCGATCTGGTCGTGTACACCGGCCCCCTCGACGCTTTGTATGGCTACGAATTCGGCGAGCTGGGGTATCGTGGGTTACGCTTCGAGCACCAGCTTTTGGAATGCCCCAACTACCAAGGCGTTGCAGTGGTCAACTACACTGATCGAGAAACGCCGTATACGCGGATTATCGAACACAAGCATTTCGAGTTCTTGGAATCGCCGACGACGGTGATCTCTCGCGAGTATCCTTGCGATTGGAAGCCGGGAGACGAGCCGTACTATCCCATGGAAGACGCCGAGAATCGCGAACGGTACGAGCGCTATCGGCTGCGTGCCGCCCAAGAGGAAAAGCTCCGCGTAGGCGGCAGGCTGGGCGAATATCGGTATTACGACATGCAGGACACGGTCAAGTCGGCGCTCTCAAAGGCGGAGGAATGGCTTTCCTAG
- a CDS encoding glycosyltransferase family 2 protein, whose protein sequence is MEPKVSVIIPVYNCEKYLNETLRRLTGQSLQEIEILCVNDGSTDGSLGILNDWARKDDRIVVVDQPNSGAGAARNHGLRRARGEYLSILDSDDLYEPDMLAHAYECASKHAADMVVYGADFYYEDKNAFDSVPWLDLKRLPEQNPFSVHDVAGNPFRSTNGWTWDKLFKRSFIQENGIVFQEQRTYNDMVFTFLSFCCASRIATLHEVLIHQRKNHKTSLSQTGDKSWWCVRDALAGLKSGLESKGVFDALRRHFDNYVLHMVRFNATSINRTQAFLQLYPVMKDEWVREFGLDAKPLDYFDIPDDACWLDRVRSEDLCEFLLAECVDGETRIANMRKEIINLRKTASSSEKKLKKIQGSRDYKLGKSILRIPRKVVHAFRGNS, encoded by the coding sequence ATGGAACCGAAAGTTTCTGTCATCATCCCCGTGTACAATTGCGAGAAGTACTTGAACGAAACGCTGCGACGCTTGACGGGACAGTCGCTGCAAGAGATTGAGATACTGTGCGTCAACGACGGGTCCACAGACGGCTCGCTCGGCATCCTGAACGATTGGGCGCGCAAGGACGACAGGATAGTCGTTGTCGACCAGCCGAACAGCGGCGCCGGCGCTGCTCGAAACCATGGTCTGCGTCGGGCGCGGGGCGAATATCTGTCTATACTCGACTCCGACGACCTGTACGAGCCCGACATGCTTGCGCATGCTTACGAATGCGCTTCGAAGCACGCTGCTGACATGGTGGTCTACGGAGCCGACTTCTATTATGAGGACAAAAACGCATTCGACAGCGTCCCTTGGCTGGATCTCAAGCGGCTGCCTGAGCAAAACCCGTTCTCTGTTCACGATGTCGCCGGCAACCCGTTCCGATCAACAAACGGGTGGACCTGGGACAAGCTGTTCAAGCGCTCGTTCATCCAAGAAAACGGAATCGTTTTTCAAGAACAGCGAACGTACAACGACATGGTGTTCACGTTCCTGTCGTTTTGCTGCGCTTCGCGCATCGCAACGTTGCACGAGGTGCTCATACACCAGCGCAAGAACCACAAGACTTCGTTGTCGCAAACAGGCGACAAGTCGTGGTGGTGCGTCCGCGACGCTCTTGCAGGATTGAAGTCGGGCTTGGAAAGCAAAGGCGTTTTCGATGCCCTGCGGCGGCACTTCGACAACTACGTGCTTCACATGGTTCGTTTCAATGCGACGTCGATCAACCGAACGCAAGCGTTTTTGCAGCTTTATCCCGTCATGAAGGATGAATGGGTGCGAGAATTCGGGCTTGACGCAAAACCGCTCGATTACTTTGACATTCCCGATGACGCCTGTTGGCTCGATCGCGTTCGGTCTGAAGACCTGTGCGAATTCTTGCTTGCCGAATGCGTTGATGGCGAGACGCGAATCGCAAATATGAGGAAAGAGATCATCAATTTGCGCAAAACGGCGAGTTCGAGCGAGAAGAAACTGAAGAAGATCCAAGGATCTCGCGATTACAAGCTGGGCAAGAGCATCTTGCGAATACCGCGCAAGGTGGTGCATGCCTTCAGAGGAAATTCGTGA
- a CDS encoding glycosyltransferase — MAPKVSIVVPIYNVSDYVGECLDSILAQTLKEIEVICVNDGSTDNSLDIVKKYEGLDDRIVVIDKQNAGYGAAMNDGLRIARGEFVGIVEPDDYIDPCMYETMYEKAVSGELADIVKCAWREVGEDQDDVVRNPYLNLVPSDYLTVGMFPDILHWHPSTPMGIYRKAFLEEHAITYVEAPGAGWVDNPFFIEVFYYAKIIKICAEPFYNYRIGDFEHSSVLRDCNVPLDRLNDMMDFLDGVEENETFRFALAKRAFVYLRRILDSPYYFNQRDAVRERIVQTFSRISPTLVATGRFTLEEKELYQQFTNPPLRRFDYDPSGAAVSIVIPIYNVEQYLRECLNSVVTQSLKNIEIICVDDRSKDFSRCIANVFADKDERIQLVAQEVNGGYGKGMNTGLDHAHGEYIGIVEPDDYIAPTMFEELYTRTKLYDLDICKADFYRFKQDARKDVRFQYVTMPKSRDLYNKVITPLDEELFFRCTMNTVSGIYRISMLREWGIRWNETPGASFQDNGFYVCTSAVAKRFMFIDRPLYYNRRDNPNSSVADRGKVYCMNEEYAFIQDWLKKNNLWEKVKEEWASLLYRNEMFTYNRISDSFHEEYAAYISDDFNQLVQDEELTLSYFSDKERSVLKVLREDPQEFIRRQDGSDITKVEKLQAEVNKVRNSKSFKIGKAVTSGPRMVKKLVRGAKKKS; from the coding sequence ATGGCGCCAAAAGTATCAATTGTAGTTCCGATATACAATGTTTCGGATTATGTCGGGGAATGTCTCGACAGCATTTTGGCGCAAACGCTGAAGGAAATCGAAGTCATCTGCGTAAACGACGGATCGACCGACAATTCTTTGGACATTGTCAAGAAGTACGAAGGGCTTGATGACAGGATTGTCGTCATAGACAAGCAGAATGCCGGCTATGGCGCCGCAATGAATGACGGCCTGCGCATTGCGAGAGGCGAATTCGTTGGCATCGTGGAACCGGACGACTACATCGATCCTTGCATGTATGAAACGATGTACGAAAAAGCGGTGTCGGGAGAACTGGCCGACATAGTGAAGTGCGCTTGGCGAGAGGTCGGCGAAGACCAAGACGACGTCGTGCGCAATCCCTACTTGAACCTTGTGCCGAGCGACTATCTTACGGTGGGCATGTTCCCGGACATCCTTCATTGGCACCCTTCGACGCCAATGGGCATTTATCGAAAAGCTTTTCTCGAGGAGCACGCCATCACGTATGTGGAGGCGCCGGGTGCCGGATGGGTTGACAATCCGTTTTTCATCGAGGTGTTCTATTACGCGAAGATCATAAAGATTTGCGCCGAACCGTTCTATAATTATAGGATTGGGGATTTTGAGCACTCGTCGGTTCTGCGCGATTGCAACGTGCCGCTCGACCGTCTCAACGATATGATGGATTTTCTCGACGGCGTGGAAGAAAACGAAACGTTCAGGTTCGCGCTGGCGAAGCGGGCTTTCGTTTACCTGAGGCGCATTCTCGATTCGCCGTACTACTTCAATCAGCGGGATGCCGTGCGCGAGCGGATCGTGCAGACGTTCAGTCGAATTTCTCCGACCCTTGTTGCGACCGGCCGGTTCACCCTTGAAGAAAAAGAGCTTTACCAGCAATTCACGAATCCTCCGCTGCGGCGTTTTGACTACGATCCGTCTGGCGCGGCCGTCTCCATCGTTATACCTATTTATAACGTGGAACAGTATTTGCGCGAATGTCTGAACAGCGTGGTGACGCAGTCCTTGAAAAACATCGAGATCATTTGCGTCGATGATCGGTCGAAGGACTTCTCGCGCTGCATCGCGAACGTGTTCGCCGACAAGGACGAACGCATTCAGCTCGTTGCGCAAGAGGTGAACGGCGGCTACGGGAAGGGCATGAACACCGGCCTTGATCATGCGCACGGAGAATACATCGGCATCGTCGAGCCTGACGACTACATCGCTCCGACGATGTTTGAAGAGCTTTATACGCGCACCAAGCTCTACGACCTCGACATCTGCAAAGCCGACTTTTATCGATTCAAGCAGGACGCGCGCAAGGACGTCAGATTCCAATACGTGACGATGCCGAAGAGCCGCGATCTGTACAACAAGGTGATTACGCCGCTCGACGAAGAGCTCTTTTTCAGGTGCACCATGAACACGGTTTCGGGGATCTACCGCATATCCATGCTGCGAGAATGGGGCATTCGATGGAATGAAACGCCGGGCGCTTCGTTCCAGGACAACGGATTCTACGTATGCACCTCGGCGGTGGCGAAGAGGTTCATGTTCATCGACAGGCCGTTGTACTACAATCGTCGAGACAACCCGAATTCATCGGTGGCGGACAGAGGAAAAGTCTACTGCATGAATGAAGAGTATGCCTTTATTCAGGATTGGCTCAAGAAAAACAACTTGTGGGAGAAAGTGAAAGAGGAGTGGGCCAGCCTGCTGTACCGCAACGAGATGTTTACCTACAATCGCATCAGCGATTCGTTCCATGAAGAATATGCGGCGTATATTTCGGACGACTTCAATCAACTTGTCCAGGACGAAGAGCTGACGCTGAGCTATTTTTCCGACAAGGAGCGCAGCGTTCTCAAGGTGTTGCGCGAAGATCCTCAAGAGTTCATTCGCCGACAAGACGGCTCAGACATAACGAAGGTCGAAAAGCTTCAGGCAGAAGTCAACAAGGTTCGCAACTCCAAGTCTTTCAAAATTGGAAAAGCGGTGACAAGCGGGCCTCGCATGGTGAAGAAGCTCGTCCGCGGCGCGAAAAAGAAGAGCTAG
- the rplT gene encoding 50S ribosomal protein L20 produces MARIKRAVNAKKKRRAVLKAAKGYYGAKSRSYKSAKEAVRHAMMFQYRDRRNKKRDIRRLWITRINAGARLNGMSYSKFMNGLKKAGVVLDRKVLSDMAITDPQAFASLVEVAKKAL; encoded by the coding sequence ATGGCTCGTATCAAGCGTGCTGTCAACGCCAAGAAGAAGCGTCGTGCAGTCCTCAAGGCTGCGAAAGGCTATTACGGCGCGAAGTCCCGCAGCTATAAATCGGCGAAAGAGGCCGTGCGTCATGCAATGATGTTCCAGTACCGCGACCGTCGCAACAAGAAGCGCGACATCCGCCGCTTGTGGATCACCCGCATCAACGCCGGCGCCCGCCTGAACGGCATGAGCTACTCGAAGTTCATGAACGGCCTGAAGAAGGCCGGTGTCGTGCTCGACCGCAAGGTGCTTTCCGACATGGCCATCACCGACCCGCAGGCCTTCGCCTCGCTGGTCGAGGTTGCCAAGAAGGCGCTGTAG
- the rpmI gene encoding 50S ribosomal protein L35 produces the protein MPKMKTHRGSAKRFRVTGSGKIMRAKAYKSHILTKKSPKRKRNFRHETELSKADTKVVKRNLGL, from the coding sequence ATGCCTAAAATGAAGACCCATCGCGGTTCGGCCAAGCGCTTCCGCGTGACCGGCTCCGGCAAGATCATGCGCGCGAAGGCGTACAAGAGCCACATTCTGACGAAGAAAAGCCCGAAGCGCAAGCGCAACTTCCGCCACGAAACCGAGCTTTCCAAGGCGGACACGAAAGTCGTCAAGCGCAATCTCGGCCTGTAA
- the infC gene encoding translation initiation factor IF-3 gives MSAIAAQEPRLNDQITVRECRLIGYDGNQMGIYATAQARRIAEDQDLDLVEIAPNADPPVCRIMDYGKFKYDQAIKAKQARKNQSRIETKEMKFRPKIDVGDYATKKKHVLRFLDAGNKVKITIMFRGREMAHPEQGLTILERLADDLKDVAVIENQPKMEGRNMHMLIAPLPSAQQAKKKKEASSKEEGTDSNA, from the coding sequence GTGAGCGCGATAGCTGCTCAAGAACCGCGGCTGAACGACCAAATCACGGTTCGTGAATGCCGTCTGATCGGCTACGACGGAAACCAGATGGGCATTTATGCCACGGCCCAGGCGCGGCGCATCGCCGAAGACCAGGACCTCGACCTGGTGGAAATCGCCCCGAACGCCGATCCGCCGGTCTGCCGCATCATGGACTACGGCAAGTTCAAGTATGACCAGGCCATCAAGGCGAAGCAGGCTCGCAAGAACCAGAGCCGCATCGAAACGAAGGAAATGAAGTTCCGTCCGAAGATCGATGTGGGCGACTATGCCACGAAGAAGAAGCACGTGCTGCGCTTCCTCGACGCGGGCAACAAGGTGAAGATCACCATCATGTTCCGCGGCCGCGAAATGGCCCACCCGGAACAAGGCCTCACCATTCTCGAGCGTCTGGCCGATGACTTGAAAGACGTTGCGGTCATCGAGAACCAGCCGAAGATGGAAGGCCGCAACATGCACATGCTCATTGCGCCGCTGCCTTCAGCGCAACAGGCGAAGAAGAAAAAGGAAGCAAGCTCCAAGGAAGAAGGGACAGACAGCAATGCCTAA
- a CDS encoding glycosyltransferase family 2 protein: MSKAADCGRCVAPEAADAAPPKATVVVAVYNIERYVGACLESVCAQTERDIEILAVDDGSTDGSGAIVAAAAARDGRIRVLAKENGGLSSARNAGIEAARGTVVLFVDGDDLLEPQAVERVLAAFSAHDPDVVTFGARCFPKGAAASWTVECLSPVAGAYEAGDLDVLYRYDTKPYVWRSAFSRRLLQGCDLRFDESLWFGEDMLFYFEAYPQSRRTVVVEDKLYVYRVARTGSLMDASAADLALKVDKHLDIVERIVASWRWRGWLEGRGARLLDWALEFLSRDLFACENDDMNRLAARLGQVLGPCLADGSAEGIDPASRQLLERLASGRPLGPLAAKAVLWRYYRHRMGWRFCLDKLRGAYDA, from the coding sequence GTGTCGAAGGCGGCGGATTGCGGACGCTGCGTCGCACCTGAGGCGGCCGATGCGGCGCCTCCGAAAGCGACGGTCGTCGTTGCGGTCTACAACATCGAGCGCTACGTCGGCGCGTGCCTGGAAAGCGTGTGCGCGCAGACCGAGCGCGACATCGAGATTCTGGCGGTTGACGACGGCTCGACGGACGGGTCGGGGGCGATCGTCGCAGCCGCCGCTGCACGAGACGGGCGCATCCGGGTGCTGGCCAAGGAAAACGGCGGCCTGTCCTCGGCGCGAAACGCCGGCATCGAAGCGGCGCGGGGCACAGTGGTTCTGTTCGTCGACGGGGACGATCTGCTTGAGCCGCAGGCCGTCGAGCGCGTGCTGGCGGCGTTTTCCGCGCACGACCCCGACGTGGTCACGTTCGGCGCCCGCTGCTTTCCGAAAGGGGCGGCGGCAAGCTGGACGGTCGAATGCCTCTCGCCGGTTGCGGGGGCGTACGAGGCGGGCGACCTGGACGTTTTGTACCGCTACGACACAAAGCCCTACGTGTGGCGCAGCGCGTTTTCGCGCCGGCTGCTCCAGGGCTGTGATCTGCGCTTCGACGAGTCGCTGTGGTTCGGCGAAGACATGCTGTTCTACTTCGAGGCCTATCCGCAATCGCGCCGCACGGTCGTCGTCGAAGACAAGCTCTACGTCTACCGCGTCGCGCGGACCGGCTCGCTGATGGACGCTTCCGCCGCCGACCTGGCGCTGAAGGTCGACAAGCACCTGGACATCGTCGAGCGCATCGTGGCGTCGTGGCGCTGGCGGGGCTGGCTGGAAGGGCGGGGCGCGCGCCTGCTCGACTGGGCGCTCGAATTCTTGAGCCGCGACTTGTTCGCCTGCGAAAACGATGATATGAACCGGCTTGCGGCGCGGCTTGGCCAGGTGCTGGGCCCTTGTTTGGCCGACGGTTCCGCCGAAGGCATAGACCCCGCCTCGCGCCAGCTGCTTGAGCGGCTGGCGTCCGGCCGTCCGCTGGGGCCGCTTGCGGCCAAGGCGGTGCTGTGGCGCTACTATCGCCACCGGATGGGCTGGCGCTTCTGCCTTGACAAGCTGCGGGGCGCATACGACGCCTGA
- a CDS encoding DUF2304 domain-containing protein has translation MNVALRLFLLVGALAVFAMVIRKIRKSEMQSSDSVFWLLFAGSFVLFAVLPDIAFVLSDLFGFDAPSNFIFIYAIAILLIKLFSLSAEVARLRQKLVALTQEIALREKR, from the coding sequence ATGAACGTTGCTTTGAGGTTGTTTTTGCTGGTCGGCGCCCTTGCGGTGTTCGCGATGGTCATTCGCAAGATCCGCAAGTCGGAAATGCAGTCGAGCGATTCGGTGTTCTGGCTTCTGTTCGCCGGCAGCTTCGTGCTGTTCGCCGTGCTTCCGGACATCGCCTTTGTCCTGTCCGACCTGTTCGGCTTCGACGCGCCGTCGAACTTCATCTTCATCTACGCCATCGCCATCCTGCTCATCAAGCTGTTTTCGCTGTCGGCCGAAGTGGCGCGTCTGCGGCAGAAGCTCGTGGCGCTGACCCAAGAGATCGCGCTGCGCGAGAAGCGCTAG
- a CDS encoding glycosyltransferase family 2 protein translates to MKTLAIIPAYNEEESIVATVEELKAVAAAVDYVVVNDGSRDATLARCREKGYNVLNLPVNVGLTAGFQAGMKYALEHGYDYAAQFDADGQHRPEYLEALVAEAERSGADIVIGSRFVTEKKPVSARMTGSALISGIVKATTGKKINDPTSGMRLYNRAMIERYAYESDFGPEPDTVAYLVRQGAKVSEVQVSMREREAGESYLSFSKSISYMARTCLSILFLQWFR, encoded by the coding sequence ATGAAAACGCTTGCCATCATACCTGCTTACAACGAAGAGGAAAGCATCGTCGCCACGGTCGAAGAGCTGAAGGCCGTCGCTGCGGCGGTCGACTACGTCGTGGTGAACGACGGCTCGAGGGACGCCACGCTTGCACGTTGCCGCGAGAAGGGCTACAACGTGCTGAACCTGCCGGTGAACGTGGGGCTCACGGCCGGTTTTCAGGCGGGCATGAAGTATGCGCTCGAGCACGGATACGACTATGCGGCGCAGTTCGACGCCGACGGACAGCATCGGCCGGAATACCTCGAGGCGCTGGTGGCCGAGGCAGAAAGATCCGGTGCGGACATCGTCATCGGCTCGCGCTTCGTCACGGAAAAGAAGCCGGTGTCGGCCCGCATGACGGGGTCGGCGCTCATCTCGGGCATCGTGAAGGCTACCACGGGCAAGAAGATCAACGATCCCACTTCGGGAATGCGCCTGTACAACCGCGCGATGATCGAGCGGTACGCTTATGAGTCCGATTTCGGACCAGAGCCTGACACGGTGGCCTATCTCGTGCGCCAAGGCGCCAAGGTGTCCGAAGTGCAGGTGTCCATGCGCGAGCGCGAAGCGGGCGAAAGCTATCTGAGCTTTTCGAAGTCGATTTCATACATGGCTCGCACGTGTCTGTCCATCTTGTTCTTGCAATGGTTCCGGTGA